From candidate division WOR-3 bacterium:
CTAACTATGTCTTTTATCCTATTATTTTTTCTCGTCGGTATAATAATTGGATTGGGGTTTTATTATGGTCGATATTTAGTTTTATTTATGCCATACCCTGGCCAATTAGTCCGGTTGATTCGGTTCATCCCTTAGGTAATAACTGGTGTAATTTCCAAGATTACGGCTCAACTGGTCCATATTTTCATACAGGAATCGATATCATCACGCCTAATCAACAAGGCGCAGCGGTATACGCGGTTGCTCATGGCTGGGTTAAAGCCTGGCTTACTTTAGGCGGTGATTTATATTGGCGTTTAGCCATTGCGGATTCCAATCTCTCTTATACTGATTCTTGCGAAGCTTGGTTATATGCCCATATTGACCCAACTCGGTATCATAAAAATGTTGGCGATGAAGTTTATCCTGGAGATTTAATCGGTTATTTAGTTCCTTGGACCGTGCCTGGATTTGACCACCTCCACTTTGCTCGTATCAAGGACCAAGGTAGCACTTGGATTACTCCAGACTGGGCGTTTGTCAGAAATCCGCTATGTCTCTTATCACCCAACATTGATACGGTTGCTCCGACTTTTGAAAATGCGTTGAGTAACAATAGATTTGCTTTTTGTCAAAACAATAAAAGTATCTACCTTAATCCAGATAGTTTATATGGCAATGTTGATATCATCGCAAAAATCTATGACCGCATCGGTAAAAGTACGGGTAATTTGATTTGGGATAAATTAGCGCCGTTCCGGATTGAATATGCAATTCGGGGTATTAGTAGTTCTGTACCGACAACCCATTTTGTTCAATTTTCCGGAAGAATTTCACAAAATAATATTCGGGTAGTATATAAACAAGATAGTATTTGCAGGAGTCGAGGCGATTATGTTTACCGCGACTATTATTTTATTGTTACTAATACTAATGGCGATACGATATTAGAGCCCGTCGACTCAATGGCCAGTTGGCAGACAACAAATTTTCCTGATGGTGCCTATTATGTAAAAGTTACTGCTTATGATATTGCTGGTAATGCCAAAACTGAAAGTATGTTGGTGAGAGTAAAAAACCATATTTCCGGTATTGCTCAACCCGAAATTCAAAATCAATATATCCAATTATCGACTAAACCCAATCCAGCCCGTTCGCTTTTAAATATTAATTTTACTCTCAAGCAAGATACGAAAGTAAACTTACTGATATATAATAATCTCGGTCAATTAACGCAAGAACTTTATAATAATCAACTTTTCAAAGGTAACCATAATTTTATTTATTATCCGAAACAATCAGGTGTTTATTTTGTCGTCCTAAAACTAATGAATCAAACCATTTCTAAAAAATTTGTCGTCAGCAAGTAAAGCCCATCTATTATCTTAACACTTCATCTCTTTCTTAGCGATATTTGGCACTCAGTGATGTTCGATTAAATTAAAGATTGTCGTAGCCAGTTGTTTTCATTAAGGGCAATAGATTCAAAAATTCGGACAAAATTTCTCTTTGATTTAATATCTGACTTTTACTCAAACTATTTTAGAAACACGCTTACTAATAAGTTCATAAGCATAAATAGCAATGATTTAACAGATTAAATTAATTAATACAAATCGGTGTAATCTTTAGTTTTAATAAGAGACAAATTAGGCTAACGGATATGCGACCTGGTATGCCGAATACCAGATAAGATAGCCTTTGCAATATGTTAGGATTGGGTTAAGCCAGGGTTAGCCCCACCCTAGCCCCACCACTGCTACCCCACGCCAAGATACACAATCT
This genomic window contains:
- a CDS encoding T9SS type A sorting domain-containing protein codes for the protein MNFPQGNKESKLNNPSTNYVFYPIIFSRRYNNWIGVLLWSIFSFIYAIPWPISPVDSVHPLGNNWCNFQDYGSTGPYFHTGIDIITPNQQGAAVYAVAHGWVKAWLTLGGDLYWRLAIADSNLSYTDSCEAWLYAHIDPTRYHKNVGDEVYPGDLIGYLVPWTVPGFDHLHFARIKDQGSTWITPDWAFVRNPLCLLSPNIDTVAPTFENALSNNRFAFCQNNKSIYLNPDSLYGNVDIIAKIYDRIGKSTGNLIWDKLAPFRIEYAIRGISSSVPTTHFVQFSGRISQNNIRVVYKQDSICRSRGDYVYRDYYFIVTNTNGDTILEPVDSMASWQTTNFPDGAYYVKVTAYDIAGNAKTESMLVRVKNHISGIAQPEIQNQYIQLSTKPNPARSLLNINFTLKQDTKVNLLIYNNLGQLTQELYNNQLFKGNHNFIYYPKQSGVYFVVLKLMNQTISKKFVVSK